A stretch of the Lolium perenne isolate Kyuss_39 chromosome 3, Kyuss_2.0, whole genome shotgun sequence genome encodes the following:
- the LOC127338159 gene encoding uncharacterized protein: MEIRAAAENVLPGRSHGGKRFCFLLRLRRRLGLGITSQRGLALALTEHGKKPPAEPDKKRRGLKLLRFLRSRLARASRLPSVLRRKNKKPPLPPPPPSPPRAALANSGPRTAAIPSLLKTLAMMRPAKTTVLCILAGFAVSAASISALRLMAGFMIPSANCTLWRCFFAEKFLQFMGPPLFEWLSRISLKLVKFLDSPALCEWLALPKLTLKWFFNK; this comes from the exons AtggagatccgcgccgccgccgagAACGTCCTCCCCGGGCGGAGCCACGGCGGCAAGCGCTTCTGCTTCCtactccgcctccgccgccgcctcggccTCGGCATCACCTCTCAACGCGGCCTCGCGCTGGCGCTCACCGAGCACGGCAAGAAGCCGCCCGCCGAGCCCGACAAGAAGCGGCGCGGTCTGAAGCTCCTCCGCTTCCTGCGGAGCAGGCTCGCGCGAGCGTCGCGGCTCCCCTCCGTTCTGCGGCGCAAGAACAAGAAGCCACCGCTaccgcctccgccgccgtcaCCGCCCCGCGCCGCCCTTGCCAATTCGGGTCCTCGCACTGCGGCGATCCCTTCTCTCTTG AAGACTCTTGCGATGATGCGGCCGGCGAAGACGACGGTGCTTTGCATCCTCGCCGGGTTCGCGGTCTCCGCGGCTTCCATCTCGGCGCTTCGCCTCATG GCCGGATTCATGATACCGAGTGCGAACTGCACATTATGGAGATGTTTCTTCGCAGAGAAATTCCTCCAGTTCATGGGGCCTCCTCTCTTTGAGTGGCTCTCCAGGATTAGCCTGAAACTTGTCAAGTTCTTGGATTCTCCTGCTCTCTGTGAGTGGCTCGCGCTCCCGAAGCTTACTCTGAAGTGGTTCTTTAACAAGTAG